In Brevibacillus brevis NBRC 100599, a single genomic region encodes these proteins:
- a CDS encoding MBL fold metallo-hydrolase codes for MAETYRLFTSCLWQTTSAVVSTEQRIYLFDPAYFPHEVEAIADYVQRERNGRELILVLTHGDWDHVVGVGKFPDATVIAQKEILTDGRIEGMLNKAKKFDGSYYVARSYEVGMPRFTKLVEDAQEWQEVFFLPVPGHTPDQMATLFREQKLLVVGDMLSNLEFPFIDDSSAYLESLEKIERLVHQGEVEEVIPGHGVPAKGREEILHRIERDRQYLLDARAVVFEGIANNVEKDVLEEQFSQLTYDGVSIDEHLRSSHEQNRDQLYKEAILQKG; via the coding sequence ATGGCAGAGACCTACAGGCTGTTTACAAGTTGTCTGTGGCAAACGACAAGTGCAGTCGTCTCAACCGAGCAACGTATTTACTTGTTTGATCCGGCCTATTTTCCCCATGAGGTAGAGGCGATTGCTGATTATGTGCAGCGTGAGAGGAATGGGAGAGAGCTTATTCTCGTCCTGACACACGGTGATTGGGATCATGTAGTCGGAGTCGGAAAATTTCCGGACGCCACAGTTATTGCACAAAAGGAAATCCTGACCGATGGACGGATCGAGGGTATGCTGAACAAGGCGAAAAAGTTTGACGGGTCGTATTACGTGGCCAGATCGTATGAAGTAGGAATGCCGAGATTCACGAAGCTTGTGGAGGATGCACAAGAGTGGCAGGAAGTCTTTTTCCTGCCTGTACCAGGACATACACCCGATCAGATGGCGACCTTGTTCCGGGAGCAAAAGCTGCTTGTTGTCGGTGACATGCTATCCAATTTGGAGTTCCCGTTTATCGACGACAGCAGTGCCTATTTGGAGAGTCTGGAAAAGATCGAACGGTTGGTTCATCAAGGAGAAGTGGAAGAAGTCATTCCTGGACACGGAGTACCTGCAAAAGGACGCGAGGAAATCCTGCATCGAATTGAACGGGATCGCCAGTACTTATTGGATGCACGTGCAGTTGTTTTCGAGGGTATCGCTAATAATGTAGAGAAAGACGTACTGGAAGAGCAGTTTTCCCAACTGACGTATGATGGCGTATCGATCGATGAACATCTTCGTTCATCCCATGAACAAAACCGGGATCAACTATACAAGGAAGCTATTTTGCAGAAAGGTTGA
- the nadE gene encoding NAD(+) synthase, translated as MDKFQEHLANYQIHVKEDVEKRIAFIREQIDGNGLGGAVVGISGGIDSAVTAALCVRALGSERVIGVWLPAYSQTVHETDSKQLAEAIGMNLHTVDVGAAYDALVPAIEGVLGLDDKTKGNTKARLRMTVLYAIANQKGYLVADTCNRSEIHVGYMTKGGDGLADFNPVASLTKHEMRILAAELGVPGEIITKPPSADLWEGQTDEQEMGFTYEDLDRLLITGETRPEAKERIDYLHRISEHKRNIMPGI; from the coding sequence GTGGACAAGTTTCAAGAACATCTGGCGAACTACCAGATTCATGTAAAAGAAGACGTGGAAAAACGTATTGCCTTTATTCGTGAGCAAATTGATGGAAATGGCCTCGGCGGTGCAGTCGTCGGTATTTCTGGTGGAATTGACAGTGCCGTTACAGCAGCGCTGTGTGTGCGTGCCTTAGGCTCTGAACGCGTCATTGGCGTTTGGTTGCCTGCATACTCGCAAACCGTTCATGAAACAGATTCCAAGCAACTTGCTGAAGCGATTGGAATGAATTTGCACACGGTAGATGTAGGGGCAGCCTACGACGCTTTGGTTCCTGCTATCGAAGGTGTACTTGGGCTTGATGACAAAACAAAGGGAAATACAAAGGCTCGCTTGCGCATGACAGTGCTGTATGCCATCGCTAACCAAAAAGGATACTTGGTAGCGGATACGTGCAACCGCAGCGAGATTCATGTTGGCTATATGACAAAAGGCGGAGACGGTCTTGCTGACTTTAACCCAGTAGCTAGCCTGACGAAGCATGAGATGCGAATTCTTGCTGCTGAGCTCGGGGTGCCTGGAGAGATCATCACGAAGCCGCCTTCTGCTGATTTGTGGGAAGGGCAGACGGATGAACAGGAGATGGGCTTCACTTATGAGGATCTGGATCGTTTGCTGATTACAGGAGAAACTCGACCGGAAGCCAAAGAACGTATTGATTACCTGCATCGAATCTCTGAGCATAAGCGCAACATCATGCCAGGTATATAA
- the map gene encoding type I methionyl aminopeptidase — protein sequence MIILKTPEEIELMHAAGKVLAACHREIAKMIRPGISTWEIDQFVEEFLAKNGATPEQKGFHGYPYATCGSVNDVICHGFPKKEPLRDGDIVTIDMVVRKNGWLADSAWSYEVGTVSPEAKRLLEVTEKSLYLGIEQAVVGNRIGDISHAIQTYAQEQGYSVVRDFTGHGIGQEMHEEPFVPHFGPPGRGQRLKEGMVITIEPMLNIGTYHSKVDEDGWTARTRDGKLSAQYEHTLAITANGPVILTKQ from the coding sequence ATGATTATCCTCAAGACACCTGAAGAAATTGAACTCATGCATGCAGCAGGCAAGGTTTTGGCTGCTTGTCATCGTGAGATTGCCAAGATGATTCGTCCAGGCATTTCTACCTGGGAGATTGATCAATTCGTAGAAGAATTTTTGGCTAAAAATGGCGCGACCCCTGAGCAAAAAGGGTTTCATGGATATCCCTATGCCACATGTGGTTCAGTCAATGATGTCATCTGCCATGGCTTCCCGAAAAAAGAGCCTCTGCGTGATGGCGATATCGTCACAATCGATATGGTTGTTCGAAAAAATGGTTGGCTGGCTGACTCCGCTTGGTCTTATGAAGTGGGAACTGTGTCCCCGGAAGCGAAAAGACTGCTGGAAGTCACTGAAAAATCGCTGTATCTCGGTATTGAGCAAGCTGTCGTAGGCAATCGGATCGGTGACATTTCCCACGCCATCCAAACGTATGCGCAAGAACAAGGCTACTCCGTCGTGCGCGATTTTACCGGACATGGTATTGGTCAGGAAATGCATGAGGAGCCGTTCGTTCCTCACTTTGGCCCTCCTGGCAGAGGACAACGCCTTAAAGAAGGCATGGTTATTACCATTGAGCCCATGCTGAACATCGGGACGTACCATTCGAAGGTCGATGAAGATGGTTGGACAGCACGTACACGCGATGGGAAGCTGTCCGCTCAATACGAGCACACCCTCGCTATTACCGCGAATGGACCTGTTATCTTAACAAAACAATAA